One Bacteroides sp. DNA segment encodes these proteins:
- a CDS encoding RNA polymerase sigma factor RpoD/SigA: protein MRQLKISKSITNRDTASLDKYLQEIGKVPLITAEEEVQLAQRIKQGDQAALEKLTKANLRFVVSVAKQYQNQGLSLPDLINEGNLGLIKAAKRFDETRGFKFISYAVWWIRQSILQALAEQSRIVRLPLNQVGSLNKIKKEASKLEQKFERPPSTEELAEALDLHEDKIAESFRISTHHVSVDAPLVQGEDASLLDVYINQDSPNADSSLIHESLAKEIQRSLATLTEKERDVINLYFGIGMNHGLTLDEIGAKFDLTRERVRQIKEKAIRRLKHTSRSKLLKAYLGQ from the coding sequence ATGAGACAATTAAAGATTTCTAAATCCATTACCAACCGCGACACCGCGTCCTTGGACAAGTATCTTCAGGAGATTGGGAAAGTGCCCCTGATCACAGCCGAAGAGGAAGTTCAGCTTGCCCAGCGCATTAAGCAGGGCGACCAGGCCGCTTTGGAGAAGCTGACCAAGGCCAACCTGCGTTTTGTTGTTTCGGTTGCTAAGCAATACCAGAACCAGGGCCTCAGCCTGCCCGACCTGATCAACGAGGGTAACCTCGGCCTGATCAAGGCCGCCAAGCGCTTTGACGAGACCCGTGGTTTTAAGTTCATTTCTTATGCAGTATGGTGGATTAGGCAATCTATTCTTCAGGCCCTGGCCGAACAGTCACGGATCGTTCGCCTTCCCCTTAACCAGGTCGGCTCGCTTAACAAGATCAAAAAAGAGGCTTCAAAACTCGAACAGAAATTTGAAAGACCTCCTTCAACCGAAGAACTTGCAGAAGCGCTCGACTTGCACGAAGACAAAATTGCAGAATCATTCCGCATCTCAACGCATCACGTTTCTGTAGATGCTCCGCTGGTTCAAGGCGAAGATGCAAGCCTGCTCGATGTTTACATCAACCAGGATTCTCCCAATGCTGATTCCAGCCTGATTCACGAATCACTGGCCAAGGAAATTCAGCGTTCACTGGCTACCCTGACTGAGAAGGAAAGGGATGTGATCAACCTGTATTTTGGCATTGGTATGAACCACGGCCTGACCCTCGACGAAATTGGGGCCAAATTTGACCTCACCCGCGAGCGCGTCCGACAGATCAAGGAAAAAGCCATCAGAAGGCTTAAGCATACTTCAAGAAGTAAGCTGTTGAAAGCTTACCTCGGACAATAA